A single genomic interval of Selenobaculum gibii harbors:
- a CDS encoding putative polysaccharide biosynthesis protein → MLSISSEVKKNDHGDSFLKGTFILAIAGIVVKVIGSLNWIFVSRVLGGEGIGLYQMAFPIYLLALSVSTAGVPVAISIITAEKVALKDILGAKRIFRISMAVMAVTGAIFSLATYFGAGWLIEYRFIRDPRAYYSVAALAPAIFFVTILASSRGFLQGWQRMTPTAVSQIVEQIFRVITMVLFANLFLPRGLEFAAAGASFGAFAGAVTGLIVLVYYHWQLERDIRREYGDHLEEKGKRESSFTIVKRIFALALPVSASSVMLPIVANLDLMIVPARLEVAGYTVGQATELFGYLTGMAVPLINLATLLTASLAISIVPAISEAKALGDKLRVYQQTSAAMRITYLISFPAFAIVFMLDTPISQLIYNAANAGPTVSVLSMSIVLLGIHQVTTGVLQGLGHTTIPMINMIIAAVAKVALNWIMVANPNFGILGAAWATVADIGIAAVINMYFLHKYVGYGVDIKQITKNILATAAMSGIMYIAYLEIFSSLASNTLATLGAILAGSIVYFLVLILLGGMNERDIERIPMVGKFIIKLLQRVGAFKA, encoded by the coding sequence GTGTTATCAATTAGTAGTGAAGTAAAAAAGAATGATCATGGTGATTCATTTTTAAAAGGGACATTTATTTTAGCGATAGCAGGGATTGTTGTCAAAGTTATTGGATCACTAAATTGGATATTTGTATCCAGGGTACTTGGAGGAGAAGGGATTGGCTTATATCAAATGGCTTTTCCTATCTATTTATTAGCACTTAGTGTTTCAACAGCTGGTGTACCAGTTGCGATTTCGATTATCACGGCAGAAAAAGTTGCATTGAAAGATATATTAGGAGCGAAGAGAATCTTTCGTATTTCAATGGCAGTTATGGCTGTGACCGGAGCTATTTTTAGTTTGGCTACTTATTTTGGTGCAGGGTGGTTGATTGAATATAGATTTATTCGTGATCCACGGGCATATTACTCCGTTGCTGCGTTAGCTCCAGCCATTTTCTTTGTTACTATTCTTGCAAGTTCACGTGGTTTCTTGCAAGGATGGCAGCGCATGACACCGACGGCTGTATCGCAGATAGTTGAACAGATTTTTCGTGTAATTACTATGGTATTATTCGCAAATTTATTTTTGCCGAGAGGTCTAGAATTTGCAGCAGCAGGAGCTAGTTTCGGTGCATTTGCTGGTGCGGTGACCGGATTGATTGTACTCGTATATTATCATTGGCAGTTAGAACGGGATATTCGGCGTGAGTATGGTGATCATCTCGAGGAGAAGGGTAAGCGCGAATCCAGTTTTACGATTGTGAAGCGGATTTTTGCGCTAGCGCTTCCTGTATCGGCATCGAGCGTTATGTTGCCGATTGTAGCGAATCTTGATTTAATGATTGTTCCAGCTAGACTTGAAGTTGCTGGATATACAGTTGGACAAGCGACAGAATTATTTGGATATTTAACGGGTATGGCTGTGCCGCTGATTAACTTGGCTACGTTGCTTACAGCTTCCTTGGCAATTAGTATTGTTCCAGCGATTTCGGAAGCGAAAGCACTTGGTGATAAACTTCGTGTTTACCAACAGACGTCAGCTGCAATGCGGATTACTTATTTAATTAGTTTTCCCGCATTTGCAATTGTATTTATGCTTGATACACCAATTTCTCAATTGATTTACAATGCAGCAAATGCAGGTCCTACAGTGAGTGTTTTATCAATGAGCATTGTACTGCTTGGCATTCATCAAGTAACTACGGGAGTATTACAGGGGCTTGGTCATACAACCATTCCGATGATTAATATGATTATTGCTGCTGTAGCTAAAGTTGCTTTAAACTGGATTATGGTTGCAAATCCTAACTTTGGTATTCTAGGTGCGGCTTGGGCGACAGTTGCTGATATTGGAATTGCAGCAGTAATCAATATGTATTTTCTACATAAATATGTTGGATATGGCGTAGATATTAAGCAGATTACAAAAAACATTTTAGCAACTGCAGCAATGAGCGGTATAATGTATATTGCTTATTTAGAAATTTTTTCGAGCCTAGCAAGTAATACACTGGCCACTCTAGGCGCAATTCTTGCAGGTTCTATTGTATACTTCTTAGTATTGATTTTACTTGGTGGAATGAATGAACGAGATATAGAGCGCATTCCTATGGTAGGAAAATTTATTATTAAATTATTACAACGTGTAGGTGCATTTAAAGCGTAA
- a CDS encoding anthranilate synthase component II, with protein sequence MILLIDNYDSFTYNIYQMIANMGREVEVIRNDKITTVEIDSAKYEAIVISPGPGTPDDAGVCKDVVRVFAGKVPILGICLGHQVIGEVFGGKVIRAGKLVHGKTSPVKHIGTGAYQGLSQDILVGRYHSLIVERESLPDCLEITAELEDGMIMGIRHRDYKVEGIQFHPESILTPDGEKILGGFLGFI encoded by the coding sequence ATGATTTTATTAATTGACAACTACGATTCTTTTACGTATAACATATATCAAATGATTGCAAATATGGGAAGAGAAGTTGAAGTGATTCGCAATGATAAAATCACTACTGTTGAAATTGATTCGGCAAAATATGAAGCTATTGTGATTTCGCCAGGACCCGGGACTCCAGATGATGCGGGGGTTTGTAAAGATGTTGTTCGAGTCTTTGCGGGTAAAGTCCCGATATTAGGTATTTGTTTAGGCCATCAAGTAATTGGTGAAGTATTTGGTGGCAAAGTCATTCGGGCAGGGAAGCTTGTTCATGGAAAGACCTCACCAGTCAAACATATAGGTACAGGTGCATATCAAGGGTTATCACAAGATATTTTGGTAGGACGATACCATTCTCTTATTGTTGAAAGAGAATCTTTACCAGACTGTTTAGAAATTACGGCAGAACTTGAAGATGGTATGATTATGGGAATTAGACATCGTGATTATAAAGTAGAAGGTATTCAATTTCATCCTGAATCCATATTGACACCCGATGGAGAAAAAATTTTGGGGGGTTTTTTAGGGTTTATATAA
- a CDS encoding oleate hydratase: MKFRNKGVFIIYYSRGNYEAFARPLKPEGVDRKTAYIIGSGLAALAAAFYLVRDGQMKGENVHILEKEPLPGGACDGYHYENVGYVMRGGREMDNHFECMWDLYRSVPSIETEGISVLDEYYWLNKRDPNYSLMRATVNQGEDAQTEGKFGLSDKGAMEIMHLFFTPDEKLYDKRIDEVFSNEVLDSNFWMYWRTMFAFQNWHSALEMKLYIKRFIHHVGGLPDFRALRFTRYNQYESMVLPLIKYLESHNVQFHYGIKVINVEFDIQKDKKIAKRVITVCDGKEKNIDLTEDDLIFITNGGCVENSTIGDQEHPAPFNKESTEGGGWDMWRKIAAQDPSFGNPDKFCYDPERSNWMSATVTTLDDRIPPYVEKICKRDPFSGGVVTGGIVTAKDSSWLLSWTFNRQPQFREQAKNQLVGWIYGLFSDKEGDFVKKPMRECTGKEICMEWLYHMGVPESEIEELAENSANTVPCMMPYITAFFMPRAAGDRPDVVPKGSINFAFIGQFAETVRDTIFTTEYSIRTGMEAVYTLLNIDRGVPEVWGSTYDIRDLLDATVKIRDGQKITDMKLSLTQKVALKGVLKKLEGTDIEKLLREYHLI, translated from the coding sequence ATAAAATTTAGAAACAAAGGAGTTTTTATTATTTATTATTCTAGAGGTAATTATGAAGCTTTTGCTCGTCCGTTAAAACCAGAAGGCGTAGATAGAAAGACAGCTTATATCATAGGCTCAGGACTTGCTGCTTTAGCGGCGGCTTTTTACCTTGTTCGTGATGGACAAATGAAGGGTGAAAACGTTCATATTCTTGAAAAAGAACCTTTACCTGGGGGCGCATGTGATGGTTATCATTATGAAAATGTTGGCTATGTCATGCGTGGTGGACGTGAAATGGACAATCACTTTGAGTGTATGTGGGATTTGTATCGCTCTGTTCCTTCGATTGAGACCGAGGGGATTAGTGTGCTTGATGAGTATTATTGGCTTAATAAGAGAGATCCTAACTATTCATTGATGCGTGCAACAGTTAATCAAGGTGAAGATGCCCAAACCGAAGGTAAGTTTGGTTTAAGTGATAAAGGTGCAATGGAAATTATGCATCTATTTTTCACTCCAGATGAGAAACTGTATGATAAACGGATTGATGAGGTTTTTAGTAATGAAGTATTAGATTCTAATTTTTGGATGTATTGGCGCACTATGTTTGCTTTTCAAAATTGGCATAGTGCACTTGAAATGAAACTTTATATTAAACGGTTTATCCATCATGTTGGTGGTTTGCCAGACTTTCGGGCACTTCGTTTTACAAGATATAATCAGTATGAATCTATGGTTTTGCCGCTAATTAAATATTTAGAATCCCATAATGTGCAGTTTCATTATGGCATCAAGGTTATCAATGTTGAATTCGATATTCAAAAGGATAAGAAGATTGCAAAACGCGTAATTACTGTTTGTGATGGAAAAGAAAAAAATATTGATTTAACGGAAGATGATTTGATTTTTATTACGAATGGGGGGTGTGTAGAAAATTCTACGATTGGAGATCAAGAGCATCCTGCTCCATTTAATAAGGAATCAACGGAAGGTGGTGGATGGGATATGTGGCGAAAAATTGCTGCACAGGATCCATCCTTCGGTAATCCCGACAAGTTTTGTTATGATCCGGAGCGGAGCAACTGGATGTCTGCAACTGTAACAACACTTGATGACCGTATACCTCCTTATGTTGAAAAAATATGTAAGCGTGATCCTTTTAGTGGAGGAGTAGTCACTGGTGGCATTGTTACAGCGAAAGATTCGAGCTGGCTTTTAAGCTGGACTTTTAATCGACAGCCACAGTTTCGTGAACAAGCGAAGAATCAGCTTGTTGGTTGGATTTATGGTCTGTTTAGCGATAAAGAAGGAGATTTTGTAAAAAAGCCTATGCGTGAATGTACAGGGAAAGAAATTTGCATGGAATGGCTGTATCATATGGGAGTACCAGAAAGTGAAATTGAGGAGTTGGCTGAAAATAGCGCGAATACTGTGCCATGTATGATGCCGTATATTACAGCTTTCTTTATGCCGCGTGCAGCTGGAGATCGACCGGATGTTGTACCAAAGGGCAGTATTAATTTTGCATTCATTGGTCAATTTGCAGAGACTGTACGTGATACTATTTTTACAACGGAGTATTCTATTCGTACGGGTATGGAAGCGGTTTATACGCTTCTTAATATTGATCGTGGAGTTCCAGAAGTATGGGGGAGTACGTATGATATTCGAGATTTATTAGATGCTACAGTTAAGATTCGTGATGGTCAAAAAATTACGGATATGAAACTAAGTCTTACTCAAAAGGTTGCTCTAAAAGGTGTTTTGAAAAAACTTGAAGGTACTGACATTGAAAAATTGCTTAGAGAGTATCATTTAATTTAA
- the rlmD gene encoding 23S rRNA (uracil(1939)-C(5))-methyltransferase RlmD: protein MKVQIPVIKGKKYNVEIVSMGHSGEGVGKYQDFTVFVPYALIGETVEVQITEVKKNYAKGRLCQVIKASPNRTKPQCDIYYKCGGCQLQHLDYEGQLQVKRQQVVDAVQRIGKQNDVVIHPTLGANHPWHYRNKMQFPIGRNGNDVIIGCYAQGTHAIVNTENCVIQHEANNLVANAVRGVIRRLNITTYDEKTRQGVLRHVIGRVGIASGEIMVVLVTSTEILPKQEKVVEELRRNIPGVVSIIQNINPNHTNVIMGNRTLKLWGKTTIVDKMGEFSFNISARSFFQVNTKQAEVLYNKAVEYANLTGKETVIDAYCGTGTISLFLAKKAKKVYGIEIVEPAVKDAIKNAENNKVKNAEFIIGDAVEVMPNLYEKGIRPDVIVVDPPRAGCEKQVLESFANMKPTRIVYVSCNPASLARDIAILAELGYTTKEIQPVDMFGATSHVEAVALIEKK, encoded by the coding sequence TTGAAAGTACAAATACCTGTAATAAAAGGGAAAAAGTATAATGTAGAGATTGTTAGCATGGGACACAGTGGAGAAGGCGTAGGAAAATATCAAGACTTTACGGTTTTTGTGCCTTATGCGTTGATTGGGGAAACGGTAGAAGTTCAAATTACTGAAGTAAAGAAAAATTATGCAAAAGGACGTCTTTGTCAAGTAATAAAGGCTAGTCCAAATCGTACAAAGCCGCAATGTGATATTTATTATAAGTGTGGTGGTTGCCAATTACAGCATTTAGATTATGAAGGGCAGTTACAGGTGAAGCGTCAACAAGTGGTAGATGCAGTGCAAAGAATTGGTAAGCAAAATGATGTTGTGATTCATCCAACGCTTGGCGCAAATCATCCATGGCATTATCGCAATAAAATGCAATTTCCAATTGGCAGAAATGGTAATGATGTTATTATTGGCTGTTATGCACAAGGAACACATGCGATTGTCAATACAGAAAATTGTGTGATACAACATGAAGCGAATAATCTTGTTGCCAATGCTGTTCGCGGTGTAATAAGAAGATTAAATATAACAACATATGATGAAAAAACACGCCAAGGCGTACTTCGCCATGTGATTGGACGTGTTGGTATTGCCAGTGGCGAGATTATGGTTGTTTTGGTAACAAGTACAGAGATTTTACCAAAGCAAGAGAAAGTTGTCGAAGAATTACGTCGTAATATTCCTGGAGTAGTAAGCATTATCCAAAATATTAATCCAAACCATACAAATGTCATCATGGGAAATCGGACATTAAAACTTTGGGGCAAAACGACGATTGTTGATAAAATGGGAGAGTTCTCATTTAATATATCCGCAAGATCATTCTTCCAAGTTAATACTAAACAAGCAGAAGTTCTTTACAATAAAGCAGTAGAATATGCAAATTTAACAGGCAAAGAAACAGTCATTGATGCGTATTGTGGAACCGGTACGATTAGTTTATTTCTAGCGAAAAAAGCGAAAAAAGTCTATGGTATCGAAATCGTAGAACCAGCAGTGAAGGATGCCATAAAAAATGCTGAAAATAATAAGGTGAAAAATGCTGAATTTATCATCGGTGATGCCGTAGAGGTAATGCCAAACCTCTATGAAAAAGGCATCCGCCCCGACGTAATCGTAGTAGACCCACCACGCGCCGGTTGTGAAAAACAAGTCCTAGAAAGTTTCGCAAACATGAAGCCAACAAGAATCGTCTACGTATCCTGCAACCCAGCCTCCCTAGCAAGAGATATCGCAATCCTAGCAGAATTAGGATATACAACAAAAGAAATACAACCAGTAGATATGTTCGGCGCAACAAGTCACGTCGAGGCTGTAGCGTTGATAGAAAAGAAATAG
- a CDS encoding cyclase family protein — MMIDLTTTITKEFLEWMENSPNNKHVNTGHVGTHLDTYKKSSIPLEYFKTKGVVIDVEKIANLREITVKDVIEVEIPPNGFVLFYTGRINEFEYGSEQYFANHPQLSHELLDYLLKKKICFIGIDCAGVRRGEEHQAADELCELNGCYVIENLCNLQKLIDKKFEIYTMWLDNPRATGLPCKVLAEII; from the coding sequence ATGATGATTGATTTAACGACAACTATAACCAAAGAATTTTTAGAATGGATGGAGAACTCCCCAAATAACAAACACGTAAACACTGGGCATGTTGGCACTCATTTGGACACCTATAAAAAAAGTAGTATTCCGCTTGAATACTTCAAGACAAAGGGAGTTGTAATAGATGTTGAAAAAATTGCCAATCTACGGGAGATTACGGTAAAAGATGTGATAGAAGTAGAAATTCCCCCAAATGGTTTTGTCCTTTTTTACACCGGAAGAATTAATGAATTTGAATATGGCAGTGAACAATATTTTGCAAACCACCCCCAACTGTCACATGAATTATTGGACTATTTATTAAAAAAGAAAATATGCTTTATCGGTATCGACTGTGCAGGTGTTCGCAGGGGTGAGGAACATCAAGCAGCAGATGAACTGTGTGAGTTAAATGGTTGCTATGTTATAGAAAACCTTTGTAATTTGCAGAAGCTAATTGATAAAAAATTTGAAATTTACACCATGTGGTTAGATAATCCAAGAGCTACAGGATTGCCTTGTAAAGTATTGGCGGAAATCATTTAA
- a CDS encoding YegS/Rv2252/BmrU family lipid kinase: MKKLILVYNPVSGDALFKYKLDELIEKFSVHDCIIIPYRTLPNNEIVFAKFVRSLNADGVIIAGGDGTIHDIINLMITENIDLPIGLIPSGTSNDFASFLGINKNLDRYIKTIAKGSVMPIDIGQIGNKYFINVASAGVLTSVAHKVDAGLKNALGKMAYYLKGLGEIPGFHARKMKIKADGRIIEEKIFLFVIVNSGTVGSMKNVVANAKINDGKLDMVLIKQCSIPEFMTSTLEMLAGGNITRHNSVLYLQAKDIEIECEEEIESDLDGELGPKLPLKITTLAGKIKLFYEK; this comes from the coding sequence ATGAAAAAGTTAATTTTAGTCTATAATCCTGTCTCTGGAGATGCTTTATTTAAATACAAACTAGATGAACTTATTGAAAAATTTAGTGTACATGACTGCATTATTATTCCGTATCGCACATTACCTAATAATGAAATCGTATTTGCTAAATTTGTGCGTTCGTTAAATGCAGATGGTGTAATTATTGCCGGTGGAGATGGAACCATCCACGATATCATTAATTTAATGATTACAGAAAACATTGATTTACCGATTGGTTTAATTCCAAGCGGAACGTCGAATGATTTTGCATCTTTTTTAGGAATTAATAAAAACTTAGATAGATATATTAAAACGATTGCTAAAGGCTCGGTTATGCCGATTGATATTGGGCAAATTGGCAATAAATATTTTATTAACGTTGCGAGTGCAGGGGTGCTTACCTCCGTTGCACATAAAGTAGATGCTGGATTAAAAAATGCATTGGGGAAAATGGCATATTATCTGAAAGGGCTAGGCGAAATTCCTGGGTTCCATGCGCGTAAGATGAAAATCAAAGCAGATGGAAGAATCATTGAAGAAAAAATATTTTTATTCGTTATCGTGAATAGTGGCACAGTAGGAAGTATGAAAAATGTTGTAGCTAATGCTAAGATTAACGATGGTAAATTGGATATGGTTTTAATCAAACAATGCAGTATCCCCGAATTTATGACATCAACATTAGAAATGCTCGCGGGCGGTAATATTACTCGTCACAATAGTGTGCTTTATTTACAGGCGAAAGATATTGAAATTGAATGTGAAGAAGAAATTGAAAGTGATTTAGATGGGGAGCTTGGGCCGAAATTACCGCTAAAGATAACGACTTTAGCAGGGAAAATTAAATTGTTTTACGAAAAATAG
- a CDS encoding winged helix DNA-binding protein: protein MQISVNLGLTRSAISKITTRLEKKGYIQGCKKPNNNKEIFYSLTAKGQEIYFKHEKAHNAWLLRDQEFLKTVGELEKKTVLHFLKSFNNYILEKMEMTKNDD from the coding sequence GTGCAAATTTCTGTTAATCTAGGATTAACACGTAGTGCAATAAGCAAAATTACAACTCGTTTAGAAAAAAAAGGATATATCCAAGGTTGTAAAAAACCAAACAATAATAAGGAAATATTCTACAGTTTAACGGCAAAAGGTCAAGAAATTTATTTTAAACATGAAAAGGCTCATAATGCTTGGCTTTTACGAGATCAAGAGTTTTTAAAAACAGTTGGTGAATTAGAGAAAAAAACTGTGTTGCACTTTCTTAAAAGCTTTAACAATTATATATTAGAAAAAATGGAGATGACGAAAAATGATGATTGA
- a CDS encoding peptide chain release factor 3 gives MSAEELNKEINRRRTFAIISHPDAGKTTLTEKLLLYGGAIHLAGSVKSRKTQRHAVSDWMEIEKQRGISVTSSVLQFDYNGYRINILDTPGHQDFSEDTYRTLMAVDSAVMIIDVAKGVEAQTKKLFKVCRQRGIPIFTFVNKLDRFGKSPIDLMEEIEQVLGIRAYPMNWPIGIDGNYQGVYNRQKNQVELFSEDGTHGQNVIASEVGSVEDPVFAERIGKENHQALCEDIELLDMAGEQFDDEKVQHGELTPMFFGSAMTNFGVQNFLEEYLRLAPPPAARESSDGIIDPQDEKFSAFIFKIQANMNPAHRDRLSFMRICSGKFTRGMSVYHDRTGKMIKLAQPQQFLAQDRTIIDEAYPGDIVGLFDPGIFGMGDTLCSQGHKFHFPDFPVFPPEQFARVQAKDTMKRKQFVKGITELTQEGAVQLFQQAGAGTESYIIGTVGSLQFEVLEYRLKNEYGVDLLMQMQPYEVARWMENGKEKITPSSLRGADRGMFVYDIKERPVLLVSNEWALGWITDNNPDIKFYPVPPDKKKA, from the coding sequence ATGTCAGCAGAAGAACTTAATAAGGAAATTAATCGTCGACGTACGTTTGCGATTATTTCTCATCCGGATGCCGGAAAGACAACTTTAACGGAAAAATTGCTATTATATGGTGGTGCAATTCATTTAGCAGGTTCAGTAAAATCAAGGAAAACGCAACGTCATGCAGTATCTGATTGGATGGAGATTGAAAAACAACGTGGAATTTCAGTAACATCCAGTGTGTTACAATTTGATTATAATGGTTATAGAATTAATATTTTAGATACACCTGGGCATCAGGACTTTAGTGAGGATACATATCGCACTTTAATGGCAGTAGATAGTGCTGTCATGATTATTGATGTTGCTAAGGGTGTCGAAGCACAAACAAAAAAATTATTTAAAGTTTGTAGACAACGTGGGATACCGATTTTCACTTTTGTCAACAAACTCGATCGCTTTGGTAAGTCGCCAATTGATTTAATGGAAGAAATTGAACAGGTACTAGGAATTCGTGCTTATCCGATGAACTGGCCAATTGGGATCGATGGCAATTATCAAGGGGTATATAACCGCCAGAAAAACCAAGTGGAATTATTCTCCGAAGATGGAACGCATGGACAAAATGTCATTGCCTCTGAGGTTGGTAGTGTAGAAGATCCCGTATTTGCCGAGCGTATTGGCAAGGAAAATCATCAAGCACTTTGTGAAGATATTGAATTGCTCGATATGGCAGGGGAACAATTCGATGATGAAAAAGTGCAGCATGGCGAATTGACACCGATGTTCTTTGGGAGCGCGATGACAAACTTTGGAGTGCAAAATTTTCTCGAAGAATATTTAAGACTTGCACCACCTCCGGCAGCAAGAGAATCATCAGATGGGATCATTGATCCGCAGGATGAAAAATTTTCTGCGTTCATTTTTAAAATTCAAGCAAATATGAATCCAGCACATCGTGATCGTTTATCTTTTATGAGAATTTGTTCTGGTAAATTTACGCGTGGAATGTCAGTATATCATGACCGTACAGGTAAAATGATTAAACTTGCACAACCACAACAATTTTTAGCACAAGATAGAACGATTATTGATGAAGCCTATCCAGGGGATATTGTTGGTCTATTTGATCCAGGAATTTTTGGTATGGGCGATACTTTATGTAGTCAAGGTCATAAGTTCCACTTCCCAGATTTTCCGGTATTCCCACCGGAGCAATTTGCGCGTGTTCAGGCGAAAGATACAATGAAACGAAAACAATTTGTTAAAGGGATTACTGAGCTTACGCAAGAGGGGGCAGTTCAATTATTCCAACAAGCTGGAGCAGGTACGGAATCCTATATTATTGGTACAGTAGGAAGCTTACAATTTGAAGTTTTAGAATATCGTTTAAAAAATGAATATGGTGTAGATCTTTTAATGCAAATGCAACCGTATGAGGTTGCTCGTTGGATGGAAAATGGGAAAGAAAAAATTACGCCAAGTTCATTGCGTGGCGCGGATAGAGGAATGTTTGTTTACGATATAAAAGAACGTCCAGTTTTACTCGTTTCTAATGAATGGGCGTTGGGGTGGATTACTGATAATAATCCAGATATTAAATTTTATCCAGTTCCGCCAGATAAAAAGAAAGCATAA
- a CDS encoding cysteine-rich KTR domain-containing protein, whose translation MKTEWLLCPICKSKTRIQTREDTGLINFPLFCPKS comes from the coding sequence TTGAAAACGGAATGGCTACTATGCCCAATTTGTAAAAGCAAAACTCGTATACAAACACGAGAAGACACAGGGTTAATCAACTTTCCACTGTTTTGCCCCAAATCTTAA
- a CDS encoding DUF4931 domain-containing protein produces the protein MPNKYLEFNISIGQQKPESIVNTGTKCPFCDRSALTNVIAQDGDIILIKNKYPVLKDTFQTVLIETTECKSELSEYNKDHLHRLFKFAIHHWLEMQTSKEYQSVLFFKNHGPLSGGTIRHPHMQIVGLKYVDYHEYFDNSHFNGLIIDARNGVELNLSTKPRVGFSEFNVVMLETNNNIEQLADYVQTTVHFLLNNFNKKCKSYNLFFYFIDDLIRAKIIPRFPTSPIYMGYGIPQISDQLIITANKIKSLYFSK, from the coding sequence ATGCCAAATAAATATCTCGAATTCAATATCAGCATTGGACAGCAAAAACCAGAAAGCATCGTCAATACTGGGACCAAATGTCCTTTTTGCGATCGCTCAGCCTTAACAAATGTTATCGCTCAAGATGGCGATATTATTTTAATAAAAAATAAATATCCTGTACTTAAAGATACTTTTCAAACTGTACTCATCGAAACGACCGAATGCAAAAGTGAATTATCTGAATACAATAAAGATCATTTGCATCGTCTATTTAAATTTGCAATACATCATTGGCTAGAAATGCAAACATCTAAAGAATATCAATCCGTCTTATTCTTCAAAAATCACGGGCCACTTTCAGGTGGAACTATCCGTCATCCCCATATGCAAATTGTTGGCTTAAAATACGTTGATTACCATGAATATTTTGATAATTCACATTTCAACGGGCTCATCATCGATGCTAGAAACGGTGTAGAATTAAACCTTTCAACTAAACCACGTGTTGGATTTTCTGAATTTAATGTTGTAATGCTTGAAACCAACAATAATATTGAACAACTTGCCGATTATGTGCAAACTACAGTACATTTTCTTTTAAATAACTTCAACAAAAAGTGTAAAAGCTACAATCTATTTTTTTATTTTATTGATGATTTAATCCGTGCAAAAATTATTCCGCGTTTTCCTACATCACCGATTTATATGGGCTATGGTATTCCACAAATTTCAGACCAATTAATCATTACTGCTAATAAAATTAAAAGCTTATATTTTTCAAAATAA